In one window of Nicotiana tabacum cultivar K326 chromosome 12, ASM71507v2, whole genome shotgun sequence DNA:
- the LOC107786090 gene encoding adenylate isopentenyltransferase-like isoform X1 has product MSKLSFLSTTNHSLCSNNFLFPLTVPRKIFFLKPKWTRNVVTDSIPCPKKIVVIVGATGSGKSKLSIDLATCFFPSEVINSDKIQVYNGLEITTNKISMPERKGVPHHLLGEFNASQSHPEFYPSDFRSAASCRINEIINRGKIPLIVGGSNSFIYALLAKRFNPRIDFLEPSNPVQWVSNELRYKCCFIWVDVLGAVLNQYLDKRVDEMLNSGMVEELEEYFKKEGFSDSDSVSRNSGIRKAIGVPEFERYFKGEGLYEEAAKEIKENTRVLAERQVGKILRLREAGWDLQRIDATAVMTSESGKSAAKEIWEEHVLKPSAKIVKQFLLEQH; this is encoded by the exons ATGAGCAAATTATCATTCCTATCAACAACTAATCACAGTCTTTGCTCAAACAATTTCCTTTTCCCTCTCACTGTTCCAAGAAAAATCTTCTTCCTCAAGCCTAAATGGACTCGTAATGTGGTCACAGATTCTATTCCTTGTCCCAAAAAGATCGTTGTCATAGTGGGTGCTACTGGTTCTGGAAAATCAAAACTCTCAATCGATCTTGCCACTTGTTTTTTCCCTTCTGAAGTTATCAACTCAGACAAAATCCAAGTCTACAATGGCCTTGAAATCACCACCAACAAAATCTCAATGCCTGAACGCAAAGGTGTCCCTCACCATCTCCTCGGAGAATTCAACGCATCCCAGTCACACCCCGAGTTTTATCCTTCTGATTTCCGCTCAGCTGCTAGTTGCAGAATCAACGAAATCATCAATCGCGGGAAAATTCCTCTTATCGTAGGTGGGTCTAATTCATTCATCTATGCTCTACTCGCAAAACGATTTAATCCGAGAATAGACTTTCTCGAACCGTCCAACCCGGTTCAGTGGGTAAGCAATGAGCTTCGATATAAGTGTTGCTTTATTTGGGTTGATGTTTTGGGAGCTGTATTGAATCAGTATTTGGATAAGAGAGTTGATGAAATGTTAAACTCGGGGATGGTGGAAGAGCTAGAAGAGTATTTTAAGAAAGAGGGGTTTTCAGATTCTGACTCAGTGAGTCGGAACAGTGGGATTCGTAAGGCAATAGGAGTGCCGGAGTTCGAGAGATATTTCAAAGGGGAGGGATTATATGAAGAAGCAGCGAAGGAGATAAAGGAGAACACGCGCGTGTTGGCGGAGAGGCAGGTGGGGAAGATTTTGCGACTGAGAGAAGCTGGGTGGGACCTACAAAGAATAGATGCTACGGCGGTGATGACATCAGAATCCGGTAAGAGCGCGGCAAAGGAAATTTGGGAAGAACATGTGTTAAAACCAAGTGCAAAGATTGTGAAGCAGTTCTTGTTGGA GCAACACTAA
- the LOC107786090 gene encoding adenylate isopentenyltransferase-like isoform X2: MSKLSFLSTTNHSLCSNNFLFPLTVPRKIFFLKPKWTRNVVTDSIPCPKKIVVIVGATGSGKSKLSIDLATCFFPSEVINSDKIQVYNGLEITTNKISMPERKGVPHHLLGEFNASQSHPEFYPSDFRSAASCRINEIINRGKIPLIVGGSNSFIYALLAKRFNPRIDFLEPSNPVQWVSNELRYKCCFIWVDVLGAVLNQYLDKRVDEMLNSGMVEELEEYFKKEGFSDSDSVSRNSGIRKAIGVPEFERYFKGEGLYEEAAKEIKENTRVLAERQVGKILRLREAGWDLQRIDATAVMTSESGKSAAKEIWEEHVLKPSAKIVKQFLLE; encoded by the coding sequence ATGAGCAAATTATCATTCCTATCAACAACTAATCACAGTCTTTGCTCAAACAATTTCCTTTTCCCTCTCACTGTTCCAAGAAAAATCTTCTTCCTCAAGCCTAAATGGACTCGTAATGTGGTCACAGATTCTATTCCTTGTCCCAAAAAGATCGTTGTCATAGTGGGTGCTACTGGTTCTGGAAAATCAAAACTCTCAATCGATCTTGCCACTTGTTTTTTCCCTTCTGAAGTTATCAACTCAGACAAAATCCAAGTCTACAATGGCCTTGAAATCACCACCAACAAAATCTCAATGCCTGAACGCAAAGGTGTCCCTCACCATCTCCTCGGAGAATTCAACGCATCCCAGTCACACCCCGAGTTTTATCCTTCTGATTTCCGCTCAGCTGCTAGTTGCAGAATCAACGAAATCATCAATCGCGGGAAAATTCCTCTTATCGTAGGTGGGTCTAATTCATTCATCTATGCTCTACTCGCAAAACGATTTAATCCGAGAATAGACTTTCTCGAACCGTCCAACCCGGTTCAGTGGGTAAGCAATGAGCTTCGATATAAGTGTTGCTTTATTTGGGTTGATGTTTTGGGAGCTGTATTGAATCAGTATTTGGATAAGAGAGTTGATGAAATGTTAAACTCGGGGATGGTGGAAGAGCTAGAAGAGTATTTTAAGAAAGAGGGGTTTTCAGATTCTGACTCAGTGAGTCGGAACAGTGGGATTCGTAAGGCAATAGGAGTGCCGGAGTTCGAGAGATATTTCAAAGGGGAGGGATTATATGAAGAAGCAGCGAAGGAGATAAAGGAGAACACGCGCGTGTTGGCGGAGAGGCAGGTGGGGAAGATTTTGCGACTGAGAGAAGCTGGGTGGGACCTACAAAGAATAGATGCTACGGCGGTGATGACATCAGAATCCGGTAAGAGCGCGGCAAAGGAAATTTGGGAAGAACATGTGTTAAAACCAAGTGCAAAGATTGTGAAGCAGTTCTTGTTGGAGTAG